Proteins from one Desulfonema limicola genomic window:
- a CDS encoding HNH endonuclease produces the protein MSINSELRTLLEKRDKRRCLYCLTTEDNCGLRMHVDHIIPVSVGGNTIPENLCLACFSCNVYKSAKQVWKDPLTQEIVTLFHPLKQNWIEHFTWDETKTKITGLSSCGRATIEALKMNNSTVVNARKRWVSAGWHPPDL, from the coding sequence ATGTCAATAAATTCTGAATTAAGGACACTCCTTGAAAAACGAGACAAAAGACGTTGTCTATACTGCCTAACCACAGAAGATAACTGCGGACTTAGAATGCATGTTGACCACATCATACCTGTATCGGTCGGTGGCAATACAATTCCTGAAAACTTATGCTTGGCTTGTTTTTCGTGCAATGTGTATAAAAGTGCAAAACAAGTCTGGAAAGATCCGTTGACTCAAGAAATTGTGACATTATTTCATCCGCTTAAACAGAATTGGATTGAACATTTTACTTGGGATGAAACCAAAACAAAAATAACAGGATTATCATCTTGCGGTCGAGCTACAATAGAAGCTTTGAAAATGAATAATTCCACAGTAGTCAATGCTCGAAAACGGTGGGTTAGTGCAGGTTGGCATCCGCCTGATCTATAA